The genomic DNA ATGATTATGATGGGCATGTTCATTAATTCTCGTCTCTAGATAATAATCtagatattttttattctttttggaGTCTGAAAATTTTGggcaaaaaatttgtttcaattaaCAATGTTATATGTAGCTGAATTATTATCAACAAGATACCAATTTCCacaacaattatttaattaactgctttatttttttattttaggtaTGCGATAATTTGGGTGCATGCGTAACTGTAAACGTGACTGTCAATGTCCGTCATACTGACGTAGAAGACTCAGAGTCCTCAATAATAAATCACCTGGCACGCGCTCGATACTGGCTGGAATATGCAGATTGGCAAAAATCTTTTATATTGCTTAATCAGCTGGCTCGAAGAATCAGTTCTAAAGAGCGTCTCGTTGTTTTCACTGAAACATTGGAAGTATATCAACCACAAACTACTGTACAATTAGCACATCTCGTACGTCTTTTATCAAATGTAGTTCTTTCTCTTGAGCCTTTGGATGATATGGAAGTCAATGTTCTTGCTCGAATACTGCATATTATAGCGTCCACTTTCAAATCTATTATTGCCAATAACGAGCTGAATACTCTTATGGATGAATACTACCAGACGATGGTAAACGATCTTTGCGATCTGCTTAATAAGTTTAGTGCTGAATGGGAGTTTATACCAAAGTCACAGTGTCGGGCAGAATCAGAGTCTTGCCTTAACACGGACAACTTCCGTCATCGCCTGGAGCAAATGTCTACCCTGCAACCACAGGGGCTGGAACATATAAACAATTGGCTACATGCGCATTGGAAGCTGAGTATGTGCCTATTTTACATGGGTATGGGAACGGCGCGACGTCAACATCCTGAGGAAGCACCGAAGATAATTACTCGAACAACGTTTACAATGCGTATGGAGAGCTTTGATCTTGACCTAGAACGCGATATTGTGATAGAATCTGCTGACTCTATGCATACTCTTATTTTCACGGAAAGCTTATTACAAGAGTTGCGACAACAGCTACGAAATGATGAGGTTCTTATCTCAGTGAGGAGTCATAAGCAGAGCCAATACTGGTGGTATCCAGAGCAAGAATCACGGACACAGGTACTAGTAGTAAACGCCTATACATCCAACGCTATCTGGGAGAAAACTAAGAAACTGTCTGAGCCGTTTCAATACATCTCCCGACTTAAAACTAATTTCTCTGCAATCGAACCTAAGTGTAGTTATCAAAGGCATCAACGACTTCAAAAAGGAAGCGATTTCGACGATCCCCAAGAAGACGTAGAGAATGTTATACATGACAACGTGATAAATGCCAATGAAGTTCGTATGTATCGTACCGAACTTTATGGACACTCTGTGCTAGGTGTTATCTTTACAAAGGCCGAAATAGATTACCGTGTATTACTGCATATGACAAACGTACCAAAGCTGAGAGACATGGACACACAGAATGCAACATGTTTGGTAAAAAACGGGATTGTAGAACCAATTGCGTTGTTACTTCGTAATCGTTGTGAGCAGGCACGACCagtttacatatatattcgcGCAGAGAACAGCTTAGAAGAGTGGGACTCTTATCAAGATACGGGTgcatattttactttttctaCTGAAATCCGAAGTTGCCGAATTTGGAATTATGCACGGCCTGAACCTAGCTGGCAGACTATTTCCTGCATTCCTGATATGAATAAAAGCGTGTACTTTGGTATTCATTGCCGCTGTAATTTTATTAGCGACCTGGACGCCGACACTAAACCTATTATTGTTGTTCGTATGAATCTTAAGTGCCATTTAGAGAGGCCAGTGGTAGGTCGTAAttatcaaataataatttgctaCGTAGTTATACCAACCGTAGTTATAGCctaccttttttttcaaatgcaGAGAGCACCCCTCTGGGACAAACGACTTTACTTAGAAGAGCTATACAGTGGCGAGCTTTGCCAAAGTGGTGACATTATTGTTAAAGTTACATTTGGCGGTAGATATAACTCTGGATCTTCAGCAAACATTATACTTTCATTGAAATCATCACAAGGTCAAATACAGGTCATTGTTTACCAAGACCCCGTTTATAAGACTTTTGAGCGCAATAACACTATATCATTTCGGCTTCACCGGGAACTCGTCCACTTGCCTGTGCGCCTTTCACTCGGTCATGACAGTTCGGGCATTTATCCACACTATTTTTGTCGAAGTGTAGTTTTTACCGACATAATTGAGGAGCGAACTCAAAATTTTCGAGTTCAACGCTGGGTGCGTGCGTCACCTATGGAGCGAAGACATAGTTCAACCAATTTGTTCAACCGGGCAAGCACTACACCAAAGGAAATTTACCGGTGGTCAACGCGTTTCTCATTTGCTATCGAACTATGCATGGGAAAGTGGTATTTATTTCAACCAATAATAGGACCTTGGCGCTTTGGAAATAACCGCCAATCGCACTGTCGATGGGAACGCAgctgtatatatatgggtAAAATTTTTCTTTCCGCTTGCATAGTTATTATATACTTTGGAAGAGCCGAGCCAATAGCATGCGATCCAAGTCCAAAGAGGTATAATGAGTTAAATATTGTGGTGTGGCTCTGTTTGACCTGTCTATTTGCAAGCTGTATTATTGAGGCTATTATGAGTTTATGTCTACGTATGATTTCCAAATATAACTAGATTGAACATATTCATATTACAAAATTcggtattttctttttatgttATCTTATATAACTTGTTTAGGAGTGCGAGGCCACACTAAGTGTTATCTAAACCGCACATTCGCCGCTGGCGCGTCGGGAATGAATGTTCATACAATGCAATGAAGGCCAACCATCACCTTCGGAAATGTCAAGCCACTAACATGGCTGGGCTCGCTAGGCGATGGTTGGGACTTGTCACAGTCGCTTAGTGATGTCTATAGCATGACACGCGTCCCTGTACGCGAACCGCAACGAAGTTGGTTAGGTTAGATTTAGCAAGGCATTTCTCTCAGCTGCTTGCATATTGGTATGTTGTTGCACGTAACtcttttactatttttattttggtatttCTTCGATGGTTTCTAACTACCGTTCTCAACCTAAGACAACTTAAGAAATTTCAATGAGCCCTGATTGAAGTCGGGCTTCCTCAAATGAATGACCGCTGCCTGCTTCCACAAATGTTCCTTTGGCAAAGTGAGGCAAAAGATCCATTTGGAGCAGGTCCCAAAGTCTGAGTTAAATTTCAGTACAGCCTTGTTGACAACTGTATACCCTTCTTTCGctcgaaaaatattttgaaaaggaATTTGAACGTTCAAATAATTCGAGCGAAAATCTTTGAGAACTAGTTTAAGGTCGATCGGATGTCTTCGCACACACCTTTACCACATATGGTAACTACAGTAAAAATTTTAGCTTCGTACCTTTTTCGAGCTTGGCTGTGCGTTGGTTAAGTTGTAGCATGTTACATGCAAATAAGCATATGCCCACCATATTGCAGTGTATACAATATGTTAAGTGGTCATATGCTCAATCTCAAAGTTAGAGTAACAAGCGCATTGTTTACAAAATACAACTACCGCCAAGTGCCGTAATATGATCAGCCACTTATATGTGGACTGGCCTGCAGCGTTAGATCTGCAGCGTAAGCACTATGACGGTTTGACCGTTCGGTCCCAAGCGCATTCCAATGTATATGCCTTCAGCATGTACATATGacaacatatatacaaatacatatggcATGCTATGTACTCCCGTTCTGCTATGAGCGGCAGAACTCCAAACTATACTATGTACTTTAGGCTAAGtccattttaaataaagagaCACGATTCATTCTGAAAAAGCAAAATGCTCTttttacatggcgaccgtgacagtGGTTTGCCGTTTgtgttaaaacaaaaaataataacgaataaaaattaaaatgttgaaattgttgtgcggaaaatacaaaaaaaaaaaattaaaataaattaataatagtGCATAATGAGAGTGCGTCAAAAGCAAAGACTGATTAAAATTATGAACAAAAATTGCAATCATTGTGCAACATGTCTTATAAGTCGAAAGTGACAAGCAACAGAATCTGAttcaacgacaacaacggagaaaacaatttcaaattcaacaacaacaacagaagcaactTAACAGATGACACGAACGAGTAAACAAAAGACAGCCTGTGCGATGACCAGCACCGGCACCGCCTGAGTCCATAGGCCccggacagcagcagcagataccGAGAAGTAAATGAGCAACGTTGGACTGGAAGAGGCTGCTCCCGTTGAGCAAAGGGATGCGTCAGCCTGCAAGAAGCCTACGAGGGAATactaagcaactaagacgAGTTGAATGAGAGGCACACCGCCTCTTATGCCTACGTGggaagaagacgaagaagaCCCTATAACAACAGTACCGGCAGCGCccaacatattaaattaaatagtaataaataaaacttaaaaattgtaatgcccGACGACAATTGAGTCGACCGGCAAGACGTTTGGCCCGTACAGCTATTCGAAACAATAGGTaggaaaaatacaaattgtaaaaaaaaaagtattataatatcgatataatacacaaaaattatggatatatatataattaagttttacacgttaggttactataaaaaaatatatttcaatttattattttcacttaacggctactttttttgagtacattcagatttgcttcccgaatatgaactaatttatctaactgttgcggtcgcttagcaaacttcgctttgagagagtttgagtcaaaattgagtgaagtttgagctgcgtcagcaattatgcgtgggatagtactctgatgggaacattgacagtggcgtgatatttagggtgatttgtttatgtctaccaaagggggacagtttgatcttgaccaatgtcgatgttatcaccaagctctttgtttacaatattagaaatgtttataattgtgcttatgcttatgtgctaagttatgttaaagggtgggtgcgactatggatatgtcactcccccaaccattagaaaagtgcctgtcctcaggtgtttaagtttggatatagtgtaacattttcttcttttacaattggtatatctcctattattttaggtgtttcttctactttgggttttttatattttgtaattaatttcttaggtatgcttttgaacttatatgtcaaatacagtgttaaacttattaatatgattacaaatatggttattgtaattatctggaatacattgttaaattttgtatgttcatttataatttgtttcgtttgtacaaacgaaagtggttctaattttataacatcattgcttacgtaaatgctttgagtataatctaacatattgtttgaaattgaaatttcattaatttgcagtgaacaattaaagatttttattatattccaaacactatttatttatttatttattaatggtcgacaaaacgagtgtcttcctcattattcaaaagattgtacaatataattatatgctaaaagcctagttaaaggatacaattttctaaatagcatcaccgaccgatggaggtgttttatattgtttccttctattgttatttcgttatttatacaattatgatttaatatagtttttggtaaattccaagttaaaattatatttggttctacgtagttgatttgaaaattttgcaaaattttagtataactacattctgatgttatttggtttaaaattcctgttaaacattcattattaattaattttcttgtttctttgctataaacttttttatcttgggtaaaatatttttcatgagctatttctgtcaaaatattattattttcatccgggtatggaattatttcgaataccgggctttttattatttctcgaggaaattgggatattatcagtatttcgtttgtatctgatttaaaccaagtggaagttttttattcaacaatttctcagaattaacatgcaacaaatagtcatgttttagtaattttgggttaaaaattcctaatcttgtgagctgcattcccatctcaatgtcttctatatattctgtaaagtgttgtaagttaaatataaggatatctaatttctatcccttttgtttctcttgatctagatctattctattcctttgtttatagcttttattatataatttaattcgttaacctgtaattgttatatttgctttgattagtcttctttttctttttggttttgtaatgtgttattttcctgcctctgttagtttcctcaaaatgtttgtcgtcaatttgtcttagttctcctgttttcttgaacggggttgtcgtctttgatttaactaatggtgagtgtttgtatctagtgtcaatttcataatttgttcgttttttgttgaggttatttattagtttttctttattagcttgagtgtcatactctggtgtacctgcgtatatgaatatgtccgctggtgttctgttagtcgttttgtgctttgttttatgattgtacgtgtagagtatagtttcaaattttgtaagtttattttcgacgtctgagtcgctgttaatgattcttgttgtcttatgaaatcgttctacgtcggatataccatttttactagtggttatattaatatttaccgcttctgattttagccataattgtaaagctgtgcacataaaagctgagtctttgtctgcttttatttcgatgggtttacccatttggttgaacacttgtagtatagctcgtttggtttctagctagtctctactttttatttctattaatgatgcaaattttgaatagatatcaatgcaagataaaaattgtttatctcctactatgtaaaaatccattacatatttttctcggatattagcgatttccggagttatttcgaaagttaattttgtatccctgtgtactgtttttgcgatgttgcaaatctcacattcatttattagattttgaattaaattttgataatctgggaaatagtgggtttctttgaaccaattgatagtttttcaattcctggatgtaataattctgtgtgcttttttaatattaattctttgaattctgcgtatgtttgaaggtctattaattttgtacttgttttcattgcctttgttgaattattcggacttattatttctaagtaggcttcttgaaaaattggaaaatctgcttcgttgtggaagtatagcacacttttctttgtgcataagtattcttttattaattctttggcatgcgtgttagtcatgtctttgtacgtaatttttatgttggttttgtgaaagtaattcgtaacttttgtttcgttctcggttcctttttcaaattctatttgtcgattttaataattaagtggtctttctgtgatttgtaaatggttactgttgtcttcttgagcactatgtattgttgctcttgtgctaattgtatcttcgcctaagaagttttcgtttaattgaattctggacagagcatctgccacataattttcttttcctgggacgtatttaatttggaaatcaaactcatttagcttgatcttccacctttgtaatttcatgttaggttctttcatattatttaaccagacgagtggtctgtgatcactaaggatttgaaattgtcgaccaaagagataggacctaaagtatttagtggcccaaacgattgctaataattctttttcaatcgttgaataatttaactcatgctcgttgagagttctacttgcatagcatataggcttatgctcttgcgaaatgacggcccctattgtcatattactcgcgtctgtagttaatgaaaatggtttttcgaagttagggtatattaaaattgggtcggatgttatgagtacttttagcttttcaaacgctagttcgtagtctctgtcttttatattgatttttgctcctttttttaatttaagtgttaatggttatACTATATTAGCgtaatttggtataaatttcctatagaaaccacataatcctagaaatgatttaatttcttttggggtttttggaattgggaacttgacaattgcttgtatcttgttgggatttggttttataccctcagttgtgatgatgtgaccgagaaattcagtttcttttctcataaactcgcatttatccaactgtagttttaagttagcttctctaagcttcttaaatatcttttgtagcgacaaaatgtgttcctccaatgaagtggaaaaaataataatgtcgtctaagtagaccagacaatccttaaaaattaaatcttctaagagattgttcatacaacgttggaacgttgcaggtgcattcttaagaccaaatggcatgcgagtgtactcgtaatggccatgtttagtcgaaaatgcggtcttcggtattgaaccaggatccatttggatttggtggaagcctttggctagatcaatggttgtgaaatattgacattttccaagtttgtctaatatttcatccatgatcgggatagggtatttatcattaatagttagttcattgagattgcggtaatctatgactaaccggaacttttgctttccggatgcatcgtttttctttggaacgattattactggtgagcagtaaggggatttggatttacgtatgatattttgttttatcatatcgcttatttgtttatttacttcctcatcgtatatttgaggatatttgtatggacgcttgtaaattgggtcctcatgttttgttagaattttgtgtttaattgtactagtgaaagtcaaattgtcaccttcatggtactggatatcacgaaattcatgtaaaactttttttattttttctttttcttctgagtttaggtgctctagcctaaagtcattgttttctattaattcattattaatagcgaagttaaatggtctgtcctctgttgagggtggatcaaggcactcttgtgcggtcatgtcctcttcgacctcttcgtcgttatatctaaaacaaaagttaaattctcctaaggttacggatccttgtgcatagtctatttttgcttgacatgcctcaaggtattctctcccaatcagaacatcataatgctctgagaagtcgtgaatatagaatttttgtttgctcggacaa from Drosophila virilis strain 15010-1051.87 unplaced genomic scaffold, Dvir_AGI_RSII-ME tig00002363, whole genome shotgun sequence includes the following:
- the PRY gene encoding uncharacterized protein PRY, yielding MEVNVLARILHIIASTFKSIIANNELNTLMDEYYQTMVNDLCDLLNKFSAEWEFIPKSQCRAESESCLNTDNFRHRLEQMSTLQPQGLEHINNWLHAHWKLSMCLFYMGMGTARRQHPEEAPKIITRTTFTMRMESFDLDLERDIVIESADSMHTLIFTESLLQELRQQLRNDEVLISVRSHKQSQYWWYPEQESRTQVLVVNAYTSNAIWEKTKKLSEPFQYISRLKTNFSAIEPKCSYQRHQRLQKGSDFDDPQEDVENVIHDNVINANEVRMYRTELYGHSVLGVIFTKAEIDYRVLLHMTNVPKLRDMDTQNATCLVKNGIVEPIALLLRNRCEQARPVYIYIRAENSLEEWDSYQDTGAYFTFSTEIRSCRIWNYARPEPSWQTISCIPDMNKSVYFGIHCRCNFISDLDADTKPIIVVRMNLKCHLERPVVGRNYQIIICYVVIPTVVIAYLFFQMQRAPLWDKRLYLEELYSGELCQSGDIIVKVTFGGRYNSGSSANIILSLKSSQGQIQVIVYQDPVYKTFERNNTISFRLHRELVHLPVRLSLGHDSSGIYPHYFCRSVVFTDIIEERTQNFRVQRWVRASPMERRHSSTNLFNRASTTPKEIYRWSTRFSFAIELCMGKWYLFQPIIGPWRFGNNRQSHCRWERSCIYMGKIFLSACIVIIYFGRAEPIACDPSPKRYNELNIVVWLCLTCLFASCIIEAIMSLCLRMISKYN